A window of Lysobacterales bacterium genomic DNA:
ACACCGTGTCGCGGGATTGCGTTGAGGCGGCTTCGATGTGGCGCGACGAAGCATGGATAAGAACAACTCGGATACGGGTCGACCATCGGCAAATCCCGAATCCCCAATCCCCAATCCCGCGCGCAGCGCTACTCCCCGGACCTCAGAAGCTCATTGATACTCGTCTTCGCCCGCGTCTTCTCGTCGACCTGCTTCACGATCACCGCACAGTACAGCGAATGGCTGCCGTCTTTGGCGGGTAGCGAGCCGGAGACGACCACGCTGCCGGCCGGCACACGGCCGTAGCTGATCTCGCCGGTGGCGCGGTTGTAGATGCGGGTGCTCTGGCCGATGAACACGCCCATGCCGATCACCGAACCGCGCTCGACGATGACGCCCTCGACCACTTCGGAGCGGGCGCCGATGAAGCAGTGGTCCTCGATGATCGTCGGCGAGGCCTGCAGAGGTTCGAGCACGCCGCCAATCCCGGCACCGCCGCTGATGTGCACGCCGCGGCCAATCTGCGCGCAGCTGCCAACCGTGGCCCAGGTGTCGACCATGCAGCCGTCGCCGACGTAGGCGCCGATGTTGACGAAGCTCGGCATCAGCACAACATCGCGCCCGAGATAGGCGCCACGGCGCACCACCGCGCCGGGCACGACGCGCACGCCCTGCTCCGCCGCCCAGTTGCTCTCACCGGTCTCGATGCTGCGCAGCGGCACCTTGTCCCAGGCCTGCAGCAGGCTGCCCGCAGGGTCGTGCGCGGGTTCCGGCATCAAGCGATTGGCGCTGCAGCGGAACGACAGCAGTACGGCTTTCTTGATCCACTCGTTGACCTGCCAGCCGCCATCGAGCGGCTCCGCGACGCGCAGGCGACCGGCTTCCAACTCGGCCAGCACGCGCTCCACCGCGGGCCGCGTGCTGCCGTCGATCTCCTCCACGGTGAGACTGGCGCGGCGCTCGAAGGCGCTCTCGATCACGGGCTTCAGTTCAAGCGCGGGCAGGCTGTCTTGCATTCGGCGACTCCTTGTCGGTGTTGTCCGTGAGCGCCTCGGCCAGGGCCGCGCGCAGGGCCTCCAGCCGGGCGTCGTCGACGATGGCCCGGTTGGCCTCGTCGCTGATCTGGAAAAAGTCCTCGGCGCGCTCGCCAAAGGTGGCGATACGCGCGTC
This region includes:
- the dapD gene encoding 2,3,4,5-tetrahydropyridine-2,6-dicarboxylate N-succinyltransferase, coding for MQDSLPALELKPVIESAFERRASLTVEEIDGSTRPAVERVLAELEAGRLRVAEPLDGGWQVNEWIKKAVLLSFRCSANRLMPEPAHDPAGSLLQAWDKVPLRSIETGESNWAAEQGVRVVPGAVVRRGAYLGRDVVLMPSFVNIGAYVGDGCMVDTWATVGSCAQIGRGVHISGGAGIGGVLEPLQASPTIIEDHCFIGARSEVVEGVIVERGSVIGMGVFIGQSTRIYNRATGEISYGRVPAGSVVVSGSLPAKDGSHSLYCAVIVKQVDEKTRAKTSINELLRSGE